A portion of the Scleropages formosus chromosome 13, fSclFor1.1, whole genome shotgun sequence genome contains these proteins:
- the LOC108922984 gene encoding transcription factor Sox-3-like encodes MYNMMETELKSSLPSANPAGKNSGATDRDRVKRPMNAFMVWSRGQRRKMAQENPKMHNSEISKRLGADWKLLTDAEKRPFIDEAKRLRAMHMKEYPDYKYRPRRKTKTLLKKDKYSLPGGLLAPGANPVNNVGSVGQRMDNYTQMNGWSNSPYSIMQEQLGYSQHPSMNSPQIQQMHRYEMAGLQYPMMSSAQTYMNAGSTYSMSPAYPQQSTNAMGLGTISSACKTEQSSPPPAITSHSQRACLGDLRDMISMYLPPGGEAADPSSLQTTRLHSVHPHYQSAATGVNGTLPLTHI; translated from the coding sequence ATGTACAACATGATGGAAACGGAGCTCAAGAGCTCTTTGCCCTCGGCCAACCCTGCCGGTAAGAACAGCGGCGCCACCGACCGCGACCGGGTCAAGCGGCCCATGAACGCCTTCATGGTGTGGTCGAGGGGTCAGCGGAGGAAGATGGCCCAGGAGAACCCCAAGATGCACAACTCGGAGATCAGCAAGCGCCTGGGCGCAGACTGGAAGCTGCTGACCGATGCTGAGAAGAGACCCTTCATCGACGAGGCCAAGCGCCTGAGAGCCATGCACATGAAGGAGTATCCGGATTATAAATACCGACCCCGCCGGAAGACCAAGACCCTGCTCAAGAAAGACAAGTATTCACTGCCTGGGGGTCTTTTGGCGCCGGGTGCCAACCCCGTGAACAACGTGGGCTCCGTTGGACAGCGCATGGACAACTACACCCAGATGAACGGCTGGTCGAACAGCCCCTACTCCATCATGCAGGAGCAGCTGGGCTACTCGCAGCATCCCAGCATGAACAGCCCCCAGATCCAGCAGATGCACCGGTACGAGATGGCAGGGCTCCAGTACCCCATGATGTCCTCGGCTCAGACCTACATGAACGCGGGCTCCACGTACAGCATGTCTCCAGCGTACCCCCAGCAGAGCACCAACGCCATGGGCTTGGGCACCATAAGCTCAGCGTGCAAGACGGAGCAGAGCTCCCCTCCGCCTGCCATCACGTCTCACTCCCAGCGGGCTTGTCTGGGAGACCTGAGGGATATGATCAGCATGTATCTCCCACCTGGAGGAGAAGCTGCGGACCCCTCCAGTCTGCAGACCACCCGGTTGCACAGCGTCCACCCGCATTACCAGAGCGCGGCGACGGGCGTCAACGGAACCCTACCGCTcacccacatttaa